A part of Candidatus Babeliaceae bacterium genomic DNA contains:
- a CDS encoding transporter: MNFKKILFLSCNLVLMCPLLQAYELPYVNLGLDSFLSGGPVRPKPGWYVEQYLEYYDAHKFVDACGGLLGGVPSPRFKVWVGITELIYEPNWDVLGGKFGFDSYIPYFFSSTVSKNTLDIHDSGRGFGDLGLGMYIQWNPIMFRGRPILQNRLEFFASFPTGKVFGSVNTLNPGNNLFFIDPYWSATLFLADKWTLSWYLFYLICGKNRTTHRKPGHTMHTNYSLAYEPIQNLYIGINGYFLQQLQDTSLCGKKIPSSKERIFGIGPGGLYQFPHDMYLFIHFYVERFARNRTEGVSFITRFEKIF, translated from the coding sequence ATGAATTTCAAAAAAATACTGTTTTTAAGTTGCAATCTAGTTCTTATGTGTCCCCTTTTGCAGGCATATGAATTGCCCTATGTGAATCTAGGCCTGGATTCTTTTCTCAGCGGCGGGCCAGTTCGCCCAAAGCCTGGTTGGTATGTCGAGCAATATTTAGAATATTATGACGCTCATAAATTTGTGGATGCTTGTGGTGGGTTATTGGGCGGGGTTCCATCGCCTCGTTTTAAAGTATGGGTGGGGATTACTGAGCTTATTTATGAACCAAATTGGGATGTTTTGGGTGGGAAATTTGGGTTTGATAGTTATATTCCCTATTTCTTTTCTTCAACCGTCAGCAAAAATACGTTGGATATTCACGATAGTGGTAGAGGTTTTGGAGATCTGGGGCTTGGAATGTATATTCAGTGGAATCCCATTATGTTTCGTGGGCGGCCCATATTGCAAAATAGATTAGAATTTTTTGCGTCGTTTCCGACGGGAAAAGTGTTTGGTTCTGTTAATACGCTTAATCCGGGCAATAATTTGTTTTTTATAGATCCCTACTGGTCGGCTACTTTGTTTCTTGCGGATAAATGGACCCTGTCTTGGTATCTTTTTTATCTTATATGTGGCAAAAATAGAACGACTCATAGAAAACCAGGTCATACCATGCATACCAATTATAGTTTGGCGTATGAACCCATACAAAATTTGTATATAGGTATTAACGGCTATTTTCTTCAGCAATTACAAGATACGTCTCTGTGTGGAAAAAAAATACCGAGTAGTAAAGAGCGAATATTTGGAATAGGTCCTGGTGGCTTGTATCAATTCCCTCATGATATGTATCTGTTTATTCATTTTTATGTTGAACGTTTTGCAAGAAACAGAACTGAAGGCGTGAGCTTTATTACACGCTTTGAAAAAATATTTTGA